A single region of the Geobacillus subterraneus genome encodes:
- a CDS encoding NADPH-dependent FMN reductase — MGFFEKLLKKATKEEETMANDTLRIGIILGSTRQGRVSPQVGKWVKELADQRGDAHYEIVDIADFNLPFFGTTDGTEPGIAAWNEKLASLDGFVFIVQEYNHSITGALKNALDWAREAWNNKAAGIVSYGSTGGARAAEHLRGICGELKIADVRTHPTLSLFTDFENGTVFKPQAFHVEQVNAMLDELLLWSRALKAVR; from the coding sequence ATGGGCTTTTTTGAAAAGTTGTTAAAAAAAGCGACCAAGGAGGAAGAAACGATGGCAAACGACACATTGCGTATCGGGATTATTTTAGGGAGTACTCGGCAAGGGCGTGTAAGCCCACAAGTCGGAAAATGGGTGAAAGAGCTTGCTGATCAACGCGGAGATGCGCATTATGAGATCGTTGATATTGCTGATTTTAACTTGCCGTTTTTCGGAACGACAGATGGAACGGAGCCGGGCATCGCTGCTTGGAATGAGAAACTGGCTAGCCTTGACGGATTCGTATTTATCGTCCAAGAATACAATCATAGCATCACCGGGGCGTTAAAAAATGCGCTTGATTGGGCTCGTGAAGCTTGGAACAACAAGGCAGCAGGAATTGTCAGTTACGGTTCGACCGGCGGGGCTCGCGCCGCTGAACATTTGCGTGGAATTTGCGGCGAGCTAAAAATCGCTGATGTCCGTACACATCCGACATTGTCGTTATTTACCGATTTCGAGAATGGAACCGTGTTTAAGCCACAGGCATTTCATGTGGAACAAGTCAACGCGATGCTTGATGAGCTTTTATTATGGAGTCGGGCGTTAAAAGCGGTGCGATAA
- a CDS encoding VOC family protein, with the protein MNFHRKPATFVSQVNMKVENIERSIVFYEQVIGFQVLGRTDRTASLTADGQTVLLFIEQPENVIPKRGRTTGLYHFAILLPTRADLGRVLNHLLRIGYPLQGGADHWVSEAIYLADPDGNGIELYVDRPFSTWRWEKGEVAMSTEPLDVDRLIAAGKGEVWHGLPKETLIGHIHLHVSELKRAEQFYTEGLGFDVVNRYGRQALFLSTGKYHHHIGLNTWNGVGAPMSPANSVGLDSFTLMLPDEETKEKVAVQLMKIGASVVEENGSLVTADPSGNRIVLRVSP; encoded by the coding sequence GTGAATTTTCATCGCAAGCCTGCCACATTCGTTAGTCAAGTGAACATGAAGGTGGAAAATATCGAGCGTTCCATCGTGTTTTACGAACAGGTCATCGGGTTTCAAGTGTTAGGGCGGACTGATCGAACCGCTTCGTTGACCGCAGATGGCCAGACCGTTTTGTTGTTTATTGAACAGCCGGAAAACGTGATTCCGAAACGCGGCCGGACAACAGGGCTTTACCATTTTGCGATTTTGCTTCCGACGCGAGCCGATTTAGGGAGAGTGTTGAACCATTTGCTTCGTATCGGTTATCCGCTGCAAGGGGGCGCTGATCATTGGGTAAGTGAAGCCATTTATTTGGCGGATCCGGATGGAAACGGAATTGAACTATATGTTGATCGCCCGTTTTCAACATGGAGATGGGAAAAAGGAGAGGTAGCCATGTCGACGGAACCGTTGGATGTGGATCGCTTGATCGCTGCCGGGAAAGGAGAGGTTTGGCATGGCCTTCCGAAGGAGACATTGATCGGGCACATTCACTTGCACGTTTCTGAATTAAAACGAGCCGAACAATTTTACACAGAAGGATTGGGATTTGACGTCGTTAATCGATACGGGCGTCAGGCGCTGTTTCTTTCGACAGGAAAATACCACCACCATATTGGCTTGAATACATGGAATGGGGTCGGTGCCCCGATGTCGCCAGCCAATAGCGTAGGCCTTGACTCATTTACACTGATGCTGCCGGATGAAGAAACGAAAGAAAAGGTTGCTGTGCAGTTAATGAAGATCGGCGCCTCGGTTGTGGAAGAAAACGGCTCATTGGTGACAGCGGATCCTTCGGGAAATCGGATCGTGTTGCGAGTTTCACCATAG
- a CDS encoding winged helix-turn-helix transcriptional regulator: MDKTLCPRFEKAMGLLSQRWTGLIIYQLLAGPQRFCHIESAIGVSGRVLSERLKDLENEGIVKREVFPETPVRIEYSLTEKGRALEPVMREIEKWSKTWLAP, from the coding sequence TTGGATAAGACACTTTGTCCTCGATTTGAAAAAGCCATGGGATTGTTAAGCCAACGGTGGACGGGCTTAATCATTTACCAGCTGCTTGCCGGCCCGCAACGTTTTTGCCATATTGAATCAGCCATCGGCGTAAGCGGCCGGGTCTTATCAGAGAGGCTAAAAGATTTAGAAAATGAAGGGATTGTCAAACGGGAAGTGTTTCCGGAGACGCCTGTTCGTATTGAGTATTCGTTAACAGAGAAAGGGCGAGCGCTGGAACCTGTCATGCGTGAAATTGAAAAATGGTCAAAAACGTGGCTTGCCCCCTAA
- a CDS encoding TatD family hydrolase, with protein sequence MIDAHIHLDQYMNICEQIERWQEAGITGVVAVSTNLRSSHRTLELKQRFPSFVYAAIGFHPEQPLPNAADWNEWTSLIKQARPLLSAIGEVGLPYYSAEACAKLPAYHDLLAQIAAIAVDASLPLVLHAVYDRAKTALAIVQQAGVRHAHFHWLKANPETVQRIVQCGYYISVTPEVCYRERDKELLSLIPLEQLLLETDGPWPFAGPFHGKPTTPLLLFDSARAVAAHYGQEMDQVKTAITANTKRLYGAAAAI encoded by the coding sequence ATGATCGACGCCCATATTCATCTCGATCAATATATGAACATCTGCGAACAAATCGAACGTTGGCAAGAGGCAGGCATTACCGGCGTCGTCGCCGTCTCAACCAACTTGCGCTCAAGTCACCGAACGCTGGAGCTCAAGCAACGGTTTCCGTCTTTCGTCTACGCCGCCATCGGCTTTCATCCGGAACAGCCGCTGCCCAACGCGGCCGATTGGAATGAATGGACGTCACTCATCAAGCAAGCACGGCCGCTTTTGTCGGCCATTGGCGAAGTCGGGCTGCCGTACTATTCTGCTGAAGCGTGCGCCAAACTGCCTGCCTATCATGACTTGTTGGCACAAATCGCTGCCATCGCCGTCGATGCCTCTTTGCCGCTCGTGCTTCACGCCGTCTACGACCGGGCCAAAACCGCCTTGGCCATCGTGCAGCAGGCTGGCGTCCGGCACGCCCATTTCCATTGGCTGAAGGCAAATCCAGAGACCGTACAACGCATCGTCCAGTGCGGCTACTACATTTCCGTCACTCCCGAGGTATGCTACCGCGAGCGCGACAAAGAGCTATTGTCCCTCATCCCGCTTGAACAGCTGCTCCTCGAAACGGACGGCCCATGGCCGTTTGCCGGTCCGTTTCACGGAAAACCGACGACGCCGTTATTGCTGTTTGACTCCGCCCGCGCCGTGGCGGCGCACTATGGCCAGGAGATGGACCAAGTCAAAACGGCCATCACCGCGAACACGAAGCGGCTTTACGGTGCGGCCGCCGCCATCTGA
- a CDS encoding DUF817 domain-containing protein — translation MKGEKYAAAAGECPPCWLVAVRRCLCSGKARLSKAFVQLVRFGWAQALSCVFPVVIFASLALTKLVPLPLLPRYDWLLVICLLMQWWMVRSGLETRDELKVITVFHLIGLALELFKVHMGSWSYPEEGYTKLFGVPLYSGFMYASVASYLCQAWRRLKVELVRWPPFGLVVPLAAAIYVNFFTHHYWIDVRWWLAGLVILVFWRSWVAYEVGGIRYRMPLVLSFLLIGFFIWIAENIATFFGAWQYPNQAKAWSLVHVGKVSSWVLLVIVSFLIVATLKQVKGKSAADTIANDEQQALRTGQ, via the coding sequence TTGAAAGGGGAGAAATACGCGGCAGCGGCGGGGGAATGCCCGCCTTGCTGGCTGGTTGCGGTTCGGAGGTGTCTCTGTTCTGGAAAAGCGCGGCTCAGCAAAGCGTTTGTGCAGCTTGTTCGCTTCGGTTGGGCGCAGGCGTTGTCCTGCGTGTTTCCGGTCGTTATTTTTGCTTCATTGGCGCTGACGAAGCTCGTGCCGCTTCCTTTGTTGCCGCGGTATGACTGGCTGCTTGTCATTTGCCTTCTCATGCAATGGTGGATGGTGCGATCCGGGCTGGAAACGCGCGATGAGCTCAAAGTCATTACTGTCTTTCACTTGATTGGGCTTGCATTAGAGCTGTTTAAGGTGCATATGGGATCGTGGTCGTATCCGGAGGAAGGATATACGAAACTGTTTGGCGTGCCGCTGTACAGCGGCTTCATGTACGCGAGCGTCGCAAGCTATCTTTGTCAGGCGTGGAGACGGCTGAAGGTGGAGCTCGTGCGCTGGCCGCCGTTTGGGTTGGTCGTTCCGTTGGCGGCGGCGATTTACGTGAACTTTTTTACCCACCATTATTGGATCGATGTTCGCTGGTGGTTAGCAGGCCTTGTGATCCTCGTTTTTTGGCGCTCGTGGGTCGCGTATGAGGTCGGGGGAATTCGGTATCGGATGCCGCTTGTTCTGTCCTTTTTGCTGATCGGTTTTTTCATTTGGATCGCGGAAAACATCGCCACCTTTTTCGGGGCTTGGCAATATCCAAACCAAGCGAAGGCGTGGAGCCTCGTTCATGTCGGGAAAGTCAGCTCGTGGGTGTTGTTGGTCATTGTCAGTTTTCTCATCGTGGCGACATTAAAGCAAGTGAAAGGAAAATCTGCCGCTGACACCATCGCCAATGATGAACAACAGGCGCTGCGGACGGGACAATGA
- a CDS encoding helix-turn-helix domain-containing protein: MPIIVNLDVMLAKRKMSVTELSEKVGITMANLSILKNGKAKAIRFSTLEAICKALDCQPGDILEYRSDEGESHS, encoded by the coding sequence ATGCCGATCATCGTGAATCTTGATGTCATGTTGGCGAAGCGGAAGATGAGCGTCACGGAGCTGTCGGAGAAAGTGGGGATTACGATGGCGAATTTGTCAATCTTGAAAAACGGAAAAGCGAAGGCGATCCGCTTTTCGACGTTAGAAGCCATTTGCAAGGCACTCGACTGCCAGCCCGGGGACATTTTGGAGTACCGAAGCGATGAAGGGGAATCGCATTCGTAA
- a CDS encoding DUF2975 domain-containing protein produces MKRETLFLKVALVLIGLPVLALCLFLVPALAKVAVKLVPAFPWIKYFVYLVFEASALPFYFALYQAFRLLTYIDQNSAFSERSVEALKKIKSCAVVICGLHLLALPLFYLFAEKDDAPGVIFVGLLVPFASLVIAVFAAVLQKLLQQAVDIKQENELTI; encoded by the coding sequence GTGAAACGAGAAACGCTTTTTTTGAAGGTGGCCTTGGTGTTGATCGGCCTTCCGGTTCTGGCGTTGTGCTTGTTTTTGGTGCCGGCGCTTGCGAAGGTGGCGGTCAAGCTGGTGCCGGCGTTCCCTTGGATCAAGTATTTCGTTTATCTTGTGTTTGAGGCGTCCGCGCTGCCGTTTTATTTTGCGCTCTATCAGGCGTTTCGGCTGTTGACGTATATTGATCAAAACAGCGCGTTCTCTGAGCGGTCGGTCGAGGCGTTAAAGAAGATCAAATCTTGCGCTGTCGTCATCTGTGGGCTCCATCTGCTCGCTTTGCCGCTGTTTTATCTTTTTGCCGAAAAGGACGATGCTCCGGGGGTCATTTTCGTCGGGCTGCTGGTGCCGTTTGCGTCGCTCGTGATCGCTGTCTTTGCCGCGGTACTGCAAAAGCTGCTGCAACAAGCCGTTGACATCAAACAAGAAAACGAGTTGACGATTTGA
- a CDS encoding type II toxin-antitoxin system death-on-curing family toxin, translating into MVEKLHPEELRYIHDEMVRHYGGIPGEKDPGMIEYVCQKPFVNLFGKEMYPSLFEKAAVYMIAIATGHYFLDGNKRTAVMAAYSFLMKNGYELIVSDDELFEMCIKVAKKEVREKELANWLSNHSCVSSGDYLDDEE; encoded by the coding sequence ATGGTAGAAAAACTTCATCCTGAAGAGTTGCGCTACATCCACGATGAGATGGTGCGTCACTACGGCGGAATACCTGGAGAGAAAGACCCTGGTATGATTGAATATGTATGTCAGAAGCCGTTTGTGAACTTGTTTGGAAAAGAAATGTACCCTTCCTTATTTGAAAAGGCTGCTGTTTACATGATTGCCATAGCAACCGGACATTACTTTTTAGATGGCAATAAACGGACGGCGGTGATGGCAGCATATTCTTTCTTGATGAAAAATGGGTATGAGTTAATTGTTTCGGATGATGAACTATTTGAAATGTGTATCAAGGTTGCTAAAAAGGAAGTACGTGAGAAAGAATTGGCAAATTGGTTATCAAATCATTCATGTGTATCGAGTGGAGATTATCTAGATGATGAAGAGTAG
- a CDS encoding IS630 family transposase yields MDPADLHVGKRRPGPAKKLRETNGSDKKNVIGSDSVLLYIDETHIRSYHVLRTTWSEVGHQKQVPTFGHHAHVSLFGAVHVHDGETVLHPAGAANATTFLDFLRVLKERYPDRLIVLVLDNARIHHAKMVRECLREEGQCFHFLSLPPYSPQLNPIERLWKWLKDTVIANVFHKDRNDIAQAIARFVDYIHERPEEVLQRLGCAA; encoded by the coding sequence TTGGACCCGGCCGACCTACACGTTGGCAAAAGGAGACCCGGACCGGCAAAAAAACTTCGAGAGACAAATGGATCTGATAAAAAAAACGTAATCGGTTCGGATTCCGTCCTGTTGTACATCGATGAAACGCATATCCGGTCGTATCATGTGCTGCGTACGACATGGTCGGAGGTTGGCCATCAAAAGCAAGTGCCGACGTTCGGCCATCATGCCCACGTATCGCTGTTTGGCGCGGTTCACGTCCATGATGGCGAAACGGTTCTTCATCCAGCAGGGGCGGCCAATGCGACAACGTTTTTGGATTTCCTGCGAGTTCTCAAAGAGCGTTACCCGGACCGACTCATCGTCTTGGTGCTGGATAACGCCCGAATTCATCATGCCAAAATGGTGAGAGAGTGTTTGCGGGAAGAAGGACAGTGTTTTCACTTCCTTTCCCTTCCTCCGTATTCTCCGCAACTGAATCCGATCGAACGCTTGTGGAAATGGCTGAAAGACACCGTCATCGCCAATGTGTTTCACAAAGATCGAAACGATATCGCCCAAGCCATTGCCCGGTTTGTGGACTACATTCATGAACGCCCCGAGGAAGTGCTGCAACGCCTGGGGTGTGCAGCGTAA
- a CDS encoding winged helix-turn-helix domain-containing protein, translating to MGKEVASMVNVCRQTVSHYVSLFNEGGLELLLHRDVAPGREPFLTEEQQEEIKHLVLTTTPAELGWDIASAWNTKILQSYVHHRYGISISREALRKLLHRKGLSWTRPTYTLAKGDPDRQKNFERQMDLIKKT from the coding sequence TTGGGCAAAGAGGTTGCTTCCATGGTCAATGTGTGCCGCCAAACCGTTTCCCATTATGTGTCGCTGTTTAACGAAGGCGGTCTTGAACTCCTGCTTCATCGGGATGTTGCCCCTGGGCGGGAGCCGTTTCTCACCGAAGAACAGCAGGAAGAGATCAAACACCTCGTGTTGACCACGACACCTGCGGAGCTGGGCTGGGACATCGCTTCGGCGTGGAATACGAAGATCCTTCAATCCTATGTGCACCACCGTTATGGCATCTCCATTTCCCGCGAAGCCTTGCGAAAACTCTTGCATCGAAAAGGGCTTTCTTGGACCCGGCCGACCTACACGTTGGCAAAAGGAGACCCGGACCGGCAAAAAAACTTCGAGAGACAAATGGATCTGATAAAAAAAACGTAA
- a CDS encoding IS982 family transposase: MQEHFHFTADRAKIQKQYAAIFFFVSAQLSLIQTHLQRRNRHLVKQEDSVIIAIHILGKLLGFSSERAWHRFVTGNLFTNGQFLERSRYNRRCRALRFAIKWIRHELAKRGQHHAYAVVDSLPLPLCHAARMHRVKRFQGIADIGYCASKKQWYDGWKLHLQVTDQGLPMGYVVTEASCHDRIAVESVIIQIPHPFHLGDKGFISRDWQKRLYEEYQMALWTPSRKNQKHRPSGAWEKWIQQKRKVIETVFSGLVDQYRITEIRANSVIGFEVALDGILLAYSLATLGLVEF; encoded by the coding sequence ATGCAAGAGCACTTTCATTTTACTGCAGATCGGGCCAAGATTCAAAAGCAATATGCCGCCATTTTCTTTTTTGTCTCCGCCCAACTGTCATTGATTCAGACGCATCTTCAACGCCGCAACCGCCATTTGGTAAAGCAAGAAGATAGCGTGATCATAGCGATTCACATTTTGGGGAAACTGCTTGGTTTTTCTTCCGAACGGGCATGGCATCGCTTTGTCACCGGAAATTTGTTCACAAACGGGCAGTTTCTTGAACGTTCCCGATACAACCGTCGTTGTCGGGCACTGCGCTTTGCCATCAAATGGATCCGCCATGAGCTGGCAAAACGCGGCCAACATCATGCCTATGCCGTGGTCGATAGCTTGCCGCTTCCATTGTGCCATGCTGCGAGAATGCATCGTGTCAAACGGTTTCAAGGAATCGCCGACATCGGGTATTGCGCTTCAAAAAAGCAATGGTACGACGGATGGAAACTGCACCTTCAAGTGACCGATCAAGGGTTGCCTATGGGCTATGTGGTGACGGAAGCCTCCTGCCATGATCGAATCGCAGTCGAAAGCGTGATAATCCAAATCCCTCATCCCTTTCACCTCGGGGACAAAGGGTTCATTAGCCGCGACTGGCAAAAAAGGCTGTACGAAGAATACCAAATGGCGCTTTGGACTCCGTCTCGAAAAAACCAGAAACATCGCCCGTCCGGGGCATGGGAGAAGTGGATCCAACAAAAACGCAAAGTGATCGAGACGGTGTTCTCGGGTCTGGTTGACCAATACCGGATCACAGAGATTCGAGCGAATTCCGTGATCGGATTTGAAGTAGCGCTCGATGGCATATTGTTAGCCTATTCGCTGGCCACACTCGGGCTAGTTGAGTTCTAA
- the glmS gene encoding glutamine--fructose-6-phosphate transaminase (isomerizing) gives MCGIVGYIGYQDVKEILLRGLEKLEYRGYDSAGIAVLNENGVHVFKEKGRIADLRRIVDPNVNATIGIGHTRWATHGAPSRVNAHPHQSASGRFTLVHNGVIENYEMLKRDYLADVEFRSDTDTEVIVQLVEQFVRDGLTTEEAFRKTLSLLKGSYAIAMIDAENEETLYAAKNKSPLLAGLGDGFNVVASDAMAMLQVTNQFVELMDGEMVIVTSENVTIQTLNGETVERKSFTAELDASDIEKGTYPHYMLKEIDEQPFVIRRIIQKYQDENGGLTIDQAIINEVLNADRLYIVACGTSYHAGLVGKQLIESWAKIPVEVHIASEFSYNMPLLSEKPLFIFISQSGETADSRAVLVQTNKLGHKAITITNVPGSTLSREADYTLLLHAGPEIAVASTKAYTAQIAVLAILAATAAKAKGLELNFDLTKELAIVANVMEMLCDAKEEMENIASDYLTLTRNCFFIGRAVDYYVCLEGALKLKEISYIQAEGFAGGELKHGTIALIEDGTPVIALATQEHVNLSIRGNVKEVVARGANPCVISMRGLEGDDDRFVIPAVHPDLTPLVSVVPLQLIAYYAALHRGCDVDKPRNLAKSVTVE, from the coding sequence ATGTGCGGCATTGTTGGTTATATCGGTTATCAAGATGTGAAAGAGATTTTGTTGCGCGGATTGGAAAAGCTCGAATATCGCGGCTACGATTCGGCGGGGATCGCCGTATTAAATGAGAACGGGGTTCATGTATTTAAAGAAAAAGGACGGATTGCCGATTTGCGCCGCATCGTTGACCCGAACGTCAACGCGACGATCGGTATCGGCCATACGCGCTGGGCGACGCACGGGGCGCCAAGCCGGGTGAACGCCCACCCGCACCAAAGCGCGTCCGGCCGCTTTACGCTCGTGCATAACGGCGTCATCGAAAACTACGAGATGCTGAAGCGCGACTACTTGGCTGATGTCGAGTTCCGAAGCGACACGGATACGGAAGTGATCGTCCAGCTCGTGGAACAATTCGTCCGTGACGGGCTGACAACGGAAGAGGCGTTCCGCAAAACGCTCTCGCTGTTAAAAGGGTCGTACGCCATCGCCATGATTGACGCGGAAAACGAGGAAACGTTGTATGCGGCGAAAAACAAAAGCCCGCTTCTTGCCGGTCTCGGTGACGGCTTCAACGTCGTGGCGAGCGATGCGATGGCGATGCTTCAAGTGACGAACCAATTCGTTGAACTGATGGACGGCGAAATGGTGATCGTCACGAGCGAGAACGTCACGATTCAAACGCTAAACGGTGAAACAGTCGAACGGAAGTCATTTACGGCTGAGCTCGATGCGAGCGACATTGAAAAAGGGACGTATCCGCATTACATGCTGAAAGAAATTGACGAGCAGCCGTTTGTCATCCGCCGCATCATTCAAAAATACCAAGACGAAAACGGCGGATTGACGATTGACCAAGCGATCATCAACGAAGTGCTGAACGCCGACCGCTTATACATTGTCGCGTGCGGAACGAGCTATCACGCCGGTCTTGTCGGCAAGCAATTGATCGAGTCGTGGGCGAAAATTCCAGTCGAAGTGCACATCGCCAGCGAATTTTCGTACAATATGCCGCTTCTGTCGGAAAAACCGCTCTTCATCTTTATCTCGCAAAGCGGGGAAACGGCCGACAGCCGCGCCGTGCTCGTGCAAACGAACAAACTTGGCCATAAAGCCATTACAATCACCAATGTCCCAGGCTCGACGCTGTCGCGGGAAGCGGACTATACGCTCTTGTTGCACGCCGGCCCGGAAATCGCCGTCGCCTCGACGAAAGCCTACACGGCGCAAATCGCGGTGTTGGCGATTTTAGCGGCGACTGCGGCGAAAGCGAAAGGCCTCGAATTGAATTTTGACCTGACGAAAGAGCTCGCCATCGTCGCCAATGTGATGGAAATGCTATGCGACGCGAAAGAGGAAATGGAGAACATCGCGAGCGACTACTTGACGCTGACGCGCAATTGCTTCTTTATCGGCCGTGCGGTTGACTACTACGTCTGCTTGGAAGGCGCGCTGAAACTGAAGGAGATCTCTTACATCCAAGCGGAAGGGTTCGCCGGCGGCGAGCTGAAACACGGCACGATCGCCCTTATCGAAGATGGCACGCCGGTCATCGCCCTCGCCACCCAAGAGCACGTCAACTTAAGCATTCGCGGCAACGTAAAAGAAGTCGTCGCCCGCGGCGCGAACCCATGCGTCATCTCGATGCGCGGCTTGGAAGGCGACGACGACCGCTTCGTCATCCCGGCCGTCCATCCGGACCTTACGCCGCTTGTTTCCGTCGTGCCGCTGCAGCTGATCGCGTACTATGCCGCCCTGCATCGCGGCTGCGACGTCGACAAACCACGCAACTTGGCGAAAAGCGTGACGGTGGAGTGA
- the glmM gene encoding phosphoglucosamine mutase, giving the protein MGKYFGTDGVRGVANRELTPELAFKIGRCGGYVLTKSAERPKVLIGRDTRISGHMLEGALVAGLLSIGAEVMRLGVISTPGVAYLTKALGAQAGIMISASHNPVQDNGIKFFGPDGFKLSDEQEEEIEALIDSPEDMLPRPIGSSLGQVNDYFEGGQKYLQYLKQTIDEDFSGMKIALDCAHGATSSLATYLFADLDADVITMGASPNGLNINEGVGSTHPEALAAFVKEKGADVGLAFDGDGDRLIAVDERGNIVDGDQIMYICAKYLKETGRLKHQTVVSTVMSNLGFYKALEAQGIQSVQTAVGDRYVVEEMKKNGYNLGGEQSGHIIFLDYNTTGDGMLTALQLVNIMKMKGKPLSELAGEMKKYPQLLVNVRVADKEKAMENEQVKKVIAEVQAEMNGNGRVLVRPSGTEPLVRVMAEAPTEEACRAYVERIVNVIRHEMGVE; this is encoded by the coding sequence ATGGGTAAATATTTTGGCACCGATGGAGTACGCGGAGTAGCGAATCGTGAGCTGACGCCGGAATTGGCGTTTAAAATCGGCCGCTGCGGCGGATACGTGCTGACGAAAAGTGCGGAGCGTCCGAAAGTGTTGATCGGACGCGACACGCGCATTTCCGGGCATATGTTGGAAGGCGCGCTCGTCGCCGGACTGCTCTCGATTGGGGCGGAAGTGATGCGCCTTGGCGTCATCTCTACGCCGGGCGTCGCCTATTTGACGAAAGCGCTCGGGGCGCAAGCCGGCATCATGATTTCTGCTTCCCACAATCCTGTGCAAGATAACGGCATTAAATTTTTCGGGCCGGATGGGTTTAAACTGTCGGACGAGCAGGAGGAAGAAATTGAAGCGCTGATCGACAGCCCAGAGGATATGCTGCCGCGGCCGATTGGCTCGTCGCTCGGCCAAGTCAACGATTACTTTGAAGGTGGACAGAAGTACTTGCAATATTTAAAACAGACGATTGATGAGGACTTTTCCGGGATGAAAATTGCCCTCGACTGCGCGCACGGGGCGACCTCATCGCTTGCCACCTACTTGTTTGCTGATTTGGACGCCGACGTCATCACGATGGGCGCTTCCCCAAACGGCCTCAACATTAACGAAGGAGTCGGTTCCACCCATCCGGAGGCGCTGGCGGCGTTTGTGAAAGAAAAAGGAGCCGATGTGGGGCTCGCGTTTGATGGCGATGGCGACCGTCTGATTGCCGTCGACGAGCGTGGCAACATCGTGGACGGTGACCAAATCATGTACATTTGCGCCAAATATTTAAAAGAAACAGGCCGCCTCAAGCATCAAACCGTCGTCTCGACCGTCATGAGCAATCTCGGGTTTTACAAAGCGCTCGAGGCGCAAGGCATCCAAAGCGTGCAAACGGCGGTCGGCGACCGCTACGTCGTCGAGGAAATGAAAAAGAACGGTTACAATCTCGGCGGCGAGCAGTCCGGACACATTATTTTCCTGGACTACAACACGACAGGAGACGGGATGCTGACGGCGCTCCAGCTCGTGAACATTATGAAAATGAAAGGCAAGCCGCTCTCCGAACTGGCGGGGGAAATGAAAAAGTATCCGCAGCTGCTTGTGAACGTCCGGGTGGCGGATAAAGAAAAAGCGATGGAAAACGAACAGGTCAAAAAGGTTATCGCAGAAGTGCAAGCAGAAATGAACGGCAACGGCCGCGTCCTTGTCCGTCCATCGGGAACCGAACCGCTTGTGCGTGTCATGGCCGAGGCCCCGACTGAAGAAGCCTGCCGTGCTTATGTCGAGCGGATTGTCAATGTGATTCGCCATGAGATGGGTGTGGAATAA